A genomic stretch from Perognathus longimembris pacificus isolate PPM17 chromosome 5, ASM2315922v1, whole genome shotgun sequence includes:
- the Rap2b gene encoding ras-related protein Rap-2b — MREYKVVVLGSGGVGKSALTVQFVTGSFIEKYDPTIEDFYRKEIEVDSSPSVLEILDTAGTEQFASMRDLYIKNGQGFILVYSLVNQQSFQDIRPMRDQIARVKRCERAPMVLVGNKADLEGEREVAFGEGKALAEEWSCPFMETSAKNKASVDELFAEIVRQMNYAAQPDGDEGCCSACAIL, encoded by the coding sequence ATGCGCGAGTAcaaggtggtggtgctggggtcgGGCGGCGTGGGCAAGTCCGCCCTCACCGTGCAGTTCGTGACCGGCTCCTTCATCGAGAAGTACGACCCCACCATCGAGGACTTCTACCGCAAGGAGATCGAGGTGGACTCGTCGCCGTCCGTGCTGGAGATCCTGGACACGGCGGGCACCGAGCAGTTCGCGTCCATGCGGGACCTGTACATCAAGAACGGCCAGGGCTTCATCCTCGTCTACAGCCTGGTCAACCAGCAGAGCTTCCAGGACATCCGGCCCATGCGCGACCAGATCGCGCGCGTCAAGCGCTGCGAGCGCGCGCCCATGGTGCTGGTGGGCAACAAGGCGGACCTGGAGGGCGAGCGCGAGGTGGCGTTCGGCGAGGGCAAGGCCCTGGCCGAGGAGTGGAGCTGCCCCTTCATGGAGACCTCGGCCAAGAACAAGGCCTCGGTGGACGAGCTCTTCGCCGAGATCGTGCGCCAGATGAACTACGCCGCGCAGCCCGACGGCGACGAGGGCTGCTGCTCGGCCTGCGCCATCCTCTGA